The Coleofasciculus chthonoplastes PCC 7420 genome contains the following window.
ATTTTATCAGTTAATGTTAGATGATGGATTGAAGCCTGCCCAAGCGTTGCGGGAAACTCAGTTACAAATGCAGCGAGACACTCAATGGAAATCACCCTATTATTGGGCGGCGTTTACATTGCAAGGCGAGTGGGATTAAATCTATCTAAAAGTAGGGTGGGTTGAGCGAAGTCGAAACCCACCGAAATCTTAACCGAAATATGGTGCCCTGCGGCGTACTTACAGCAGTTTGCTTTGCTATGCGGTACATTGTCGATCCCCCTAAATCCCCCTTAAAAAGGGGGACTTTGATCTACTGTACTTTATGACAGAATTAAGCGCAGTTATGGATTGAGATAATAAACGTTAATTCTCTAATGCGCCTAACGCACCCTACGGGGTTAAACCACGTTAAACGTAATCGAAAGCGCTGCCATTTGTGAGGTGCGAATCCGCCGCCTCACTCCCACTTGGGCGCCTCGACTAACATCATCAACTAAATCATTAATTATCTCCAATGAGTCTTCTCCCCGCGTCGAAATTATCCCCTTTTTCCCTCTGGCAAGGCTACGCAGTTTGAGTAAGGCTTTGGTAAAGGGTTGATCACTGGCGACAATTAAGACTTCACCCAACCCCGCCTCTTCTGCAATAAAGACAAATTCATCTTTATCCGGATTCGGAATTAACAGGGTTTGATTCGGTTTAATCCGGGTGGCATTATCCGGATCTTGCCGTGAGTTTTCCTGCAATTCATTGGGAAATAACACGGTAATTCCAGCGGTTGGATCAACCAGCATAATTCCCAAATGTAAATCCTTCTCTTCCCGATTCGTAACTTTAAACTGAAACGCATCTCCCACAGATAATTGATGACTCAAGAGTTGCCCAGATTCCCCTCGACTCCCTAACGGTGGACATTGACTGTCATCTTGACGACACCCCCGTGGTGTAAAGGCTTGGGCAACAATTTCGGGACGATTTTCTAAACCCATTGTTACCTCTAAATTCAGTCGTGAGGATTCAGCATTCAGCGTCATTCGCATAATTCGCGCCGCTAATAGGGATTTAAGTTTACCCTGTAACCGTTCAATTCCTTGTGTCAACGTTTCTCCCGATATGCCAAAGGAATCGGGAATCACGTCTAAAGTAGGAGAAAATAAGCCTAAACTATCCACAGGTGGCATTTTTTCCGGTGTTGCTGATGACAATTGCTGCTGATACTCATCAGTCATCCGACTGAGAATATAATGCACATCCACCGGATAGGGAAATGTTCCCGGTTGGGGAAGAATAGCTTGAATCCGTTTTAGGGATTCCAGTTCAGTTTTTGCCGTTTCTGTCTCCTGACTTAACGACGGATCAAGTCCAATATGGAGTTTCCAATCCCTGGGAATCGTGCGGGCAAATTCCTGTAATAATTCTCCCGGTTGGACGTTTCCTTCGACTTGGGCTTCAGCAATTAACCCGTTGCGTGAGATTAATTCAACTTTGGGCGTTGCGCCACGACTGCGGAATGGGGGGGTAAAAATAGACCCTTCAGAAATCGCTTCTAAACTCTCTTGGGAAATACCCCCTAACCAAACTTGTACCCGATTATTTTCAACGCTTGTCACCACACCTTCAGCGGGGAGAGTTTTGGGTTCTGTGAAATAAATCGGTTCTCGGTGATGGCGACTATTCGGCGGAACCTCTACCAAGGGGATTTGGGTAGACAGGAATCGCATATCCCGTTCAATCCCCGCGATCGCACTTTCCACATCATGGTTATTCTGCCATAATGTTTGGGTGAGTAGATAGGTAAAGGCTCCGGCATAAAACCCAGAAAAGGGATAGTCCGCCGCGATTTGTTCCCGTTGGGCTGAGGCAATCACCGCGCCAGTGGCGACGCCTTGCTGATAGGATTTGATAAAGTCCTCACGGGATAGATTCAGCCGTTTTAGCCATTGTTGTTGATACTCGACTTCTTCGGGACTAATCCGAAAATCCATCCCCCCAGGAATCGCCCGGATTTTCACATTTCCCCGGGTTCCGCCCCCAGAATGACAACTATCCAGCACCACGGTAACGTTGTCGGTTTTCTGCTTCAGGGCGAACATGAGTAAAAATAGGGTATGTCCGGTAATTTCATTGACAATACCGTCCTCGGCTTGCCAATGTTCATCCGCCGGAACAAGGGAACTATTCAGGGGATAACTCGGATCAATGGGATTGGGATCAAAGACTTGTGAACCATGTCCAGAGAAATGAAACACCACCACATCTCCGGGTTTGGCTTGCTGAATTAAATGGGTTTCAAAGGCGGTTAAAATGCGATCGCGAGTCGCCTCGGTATCCGTAATTGTCTTGATGTCATCTGGCTGGAACCCGAAGCGATGAATTAGGAGTTGTTCCTGTAAGCGGACATCATTGACACATCCAGAGAGGCTGGTAAAGCGATCGCTATTGGTGGGATACTGGTTAATCCCCACTAACAGGGCGAGTTTGCGGGGAGTGCTTTGGGCTAAGACTTTGCCATAACGTAAGGATTGGCGCTGTAAATCCAGTTGGTTTAAACCGATGGTTGCTAAAGCCGAGGTAGTAAATTGGATAAACTGACGACGCTTCATAGATGTCATAAATTTATGATCATAGCGATATATCTCTCAACCTGAGAGACTCATGCAGAATGATGTTGGGGGATAATACAAGTTAACCTGACAATGCGCCTAACGCACGATGGCGGCGTGACACAGCTAAAATTGTGGATTAGATTTGTCGATTTTATGGGCGCACGCCATGCGCCCCTACTGTCGTGGCACAGCTAAAATAGGGTTTTGTTTGTAGTAAGCACTTTAGTGCTATAAAGCTTAGCTGGAGAGGGCTGAGGTTCCCTCACTACGAACCAATTCTAATTCATCAAATAAGGTGTGCCATGCCCCTACAATGATGAATTAGATGATAGATTAAAGATGTCCCCGGATTGACGTGGGACTATAAAAATTGTAAGATTTCAAGCATGGCACAGCTAAACAAGTGGAATCAATTGTAGGTTATTTTGACGTCAGGAAATCTCAGCAAATATAGGCTAAAGCCCTTACTACGAACCCAACTCTGCGCTTGGTCTTTGGGTATCGTTTGCTTCTGTACCCCCCCGGCTGGCGCTCAAATGTCTCATCTGCTGACACAGGCAAATAGTCAACCTGTCGAGATGCAGTTTGAAGCATCTCCAGAAACGATTATTCAGGAATTGGTTAAAGCCGATGTCGTTTATCTAGGGGAAATTCATAGTAATCCTGATGACCATAAAGCCCAACTCGACATTCTGCAAGCCCTTTACCAAGAAAATCCCAAAATTGTCCTGGCGATGGAAATGTTTCAGCATCCCTATCAGGATATTCTGGATCAATATTTAGCTGGACACCTGACAGAAACTCAATTAATTGAGCAAACAGAGTATGAACAACGCTGGGGATTTCCCTGGGATTATTATGCCCCCCTATTACAGTTCGCTCAAACCCATCAACTGCCTGTTTTAGCCTTAAATACCCCCACGGAAATTAGCCGCAAAGTTGCCCGGAATGGCTTAGAAAGTCTCACGAGTGACGAACTTCAACAGATTCCCCCTCTGGACGAAATTCGCACCGATAATGCTGACTATCGGCAAATGGTTGAAGCGGTTTATAATCAGCATCAACAGGCAGGTCATGGTAATAGCGATCGCTTTGAGCGATTTTTCACGGTTCAGGTGTTATGGGATGAAACCATGGCAGACGGAATTGCTAATTTTCTCTCCGCTAATCCAGATTATCAAGTCGTAGTGATTGCGGGTAGGGGTCATATTGTCTATGGCTATGGTATACCCAGCCGAGTTGCCCGTCGCCTGAGTTATCGTCCCTTAATTCAGCGTTCGGTACTGTTCGGTATACCAGAAGCGGTAGAAGAAAATGGCGCGATCGCAGATTTCTTTTGGCAACCTCGCTAATATTATCAAAGAAGCACGTTGCTGTTGACATGCAATACCTACCCGATTTAACCAACCGTTTGCACTATCAAGGGATTTACCCCTGTCCCATCTGTCGTGTGGGTCAAATTCAAGGGATGCCATTAATGGATGCGTTGGCTTGTGAAGCCTGTCGTCATATTTTCGTGGCTGACTTGGAACAGCAATTGTTGAAAATGACCGATAGACAGCCTCCCCTTACCTGGCGTTGGAATGGCAAAAACTGGGTGGGGGCGCACCTCCAAGGCGTTGAATGGGGATGGATGACTTGGATTTTTGCAGCGGCGTTTGTGATACTACCCACCACGTTAATTGGCGTAGCTGCCTACACCTTCCCGCCAACGCCCGGTAGTCGCTTGGCTTGGCTACCCCTGGCTTGGACAGGATTAACGTTTTTATTACATTTTGCCGTTATTGTCTGGCTATTAATGGAGTTTTATCAGTTTCCCTTGCGAGTTTACTTGCGAACTCGGCGGCGACGTTTGCTGAGGCGTTAATCAAAAGGCAGAAGGTAGAAGATTGCAGCCCGACATAATAGGAAGGGTCAATTGTAGGGGCGGGTTTAGGAACAATTGTAGGGGCGGGTTTAGGGAATCAATTCAGCTACTCACCGATAAGTGAACAACAAAACCCGCCCTCCCCACCAATAACGGAACAACAAAACCCGCCCTCCCCACCAATAACGGAACAACAAAACCCGCCCTCCCCACCAATAACGGAACAACAAAACCCGCCCTTTCCCACCAATAATTACCGATTATTTCAGCATACTCCGCAGCATCCAAGCGGTTTTCTCATGAGTCCGCATCCGTTCAGTTAACAAGTCAACGGAAGACTCATCATTTGCCCGTTCAGCCGCCGGAAACGCCTCCCGCGCCGTTCTCACCACCGCTTCATTCGCTTCTACCAGTAAACGTACCATTTCTGTGGCTTCTGGAACCCCACGGGTTTCTGGAATCGAAGAGAGTTCGGCAAATTCGCTATAACTACCAGGCGCTGGATAGCCAATGGTACGAATCCGTTCAGCAATATCATCCACCGCTACCGCTAATTCAGTGTACTCTGTCTCAAACATATTATGCAGCGAATGGAACATTGGTCCGGTTACGTTCCAGTGAAAGTAGTGTGTCTTGAGATAAAGAGTATAGGTGTCTGCTAGCAGGCGAGACAATCCTTCGGCAATCTCTTTGCGGTCTTGTTCTGAAATACCAATATTGACGGGCGCAGATTTATCAGCAGTTTGCATAGTGGTCTCCTAATTTGCTCCAAAATAACGTTAACAGAAAAGCTGGTATAGTTTCTTTTCACACACCAACTATCAATCTTAA
Protein-coding sequences here:
- a CDS encoding caspase family protein; this translates as MTSMKRRQFIQFTTSALATIGLNQLDLQRQSLRYGKVLAQSTPRKLALLVGINQYPTNSDRFTSLSGCVNDVRLQEQLLIHRFGFQPDDIKTITDTEATRDRILTAFETHLIQQAKPGDVVVFHFSGHGSQVFDPNPIDPSYPLNSSLVPADEHWQAEDGIVNEITGHTLFLLMFALKQKTDNVTVVLDSCHSGGGTRGNVKIRAIPGGMDFRISPEEVEYQQQWLKRLNLSREDFIKSYQQGVATGAVIASAQREQIAADYPFSGFYAGAFTYLLTQTLWQNNHDVESAIAGIERDMRFLSTQIPLVEVPPNSRHHREPIYFTEPKTLPAEGVVTSVENNRVQVWLGGISQESLEAISEGSIFTPPFRSRGATPKVELISRNGLIAEAQVEGNVQPGELLQEFARTIPRDWKLHIGLDPSLSQETETAKTELESLKRIQAILPQPGTFPYPVDVHYILSRMTDEYQQQLSSATPEKMPPVDSLGLFSPTLDVIPDSFGISGETLTQGIERLQGKLKSLLAARIMRMTLNAESSRLNLEVTMGLENRPEIVAQAFTPRGCRQDDSQCPPLGSRGESGQLLSHQLSVGDAFQFKVTNREEKDLHLGIMLVDPTAGITVLFPNELQENSRQDPDNATRIKPNQTLLIPNPDKDEFVFIAEEAGLGEVLIVASDQPFTKALLKLRSLARGKKGIISTRGEDSLEIINDLVDDVSRGAQVGVRRRIRTSQMAALSITFNVV
- a CDS encoding ChaN family lipoprotein, with the translated sequence MSHLLTQANSQPVEMQFEASPETIIQELVKADVVYLGEIHSNPDDHKAQLDILQALYQENPKIVLAMEMFQHPYQDILDQYLAGHLTETQLIEQTEYEQRWGFPWDYYAPLLQFAQTHQLPVLALNTPTEISRKVARNGLESLTSDELQQIPPLDEIRTDNADYRQMVEAVYNQHQQAGHGNSDRFERFFTVQVLWDETMADGIANFLSANPDYQVVVIAGRGHIVYGYGIPSRVARRLSYRPLIQRSVLFGIPEAVEENGAIADFFWQPR
- a CDS encoding Dps family protein, producing MQTADKSAPVNIGISEQDRKEIAEGLSRLLADTYTLYLKTHYFHWNVTGPMFHSLHNMFETEYTELAVAVDDIAERIRTIGYPAPGSYSEFAELSSIPETRGVPEATEMVRLLVEANEAVVRTAREAFPAAERANDESSVDLLTERMRTHEKTAWMLRSMLK